In Canis lupus dingo isolate Sandy chromosome 27, ASM325472v2, whole genome shotgun sequence, one genomic interval encodes:
- the ACVR1B gene encoding activin receptor type-1B isoform X3: MVSIFNLDGMEHHVRTCIPKVELVPAGKPFYCLSSEDLRNTHCCYTDFCNKIDLRVPSGHLKESEHPSMWGPVELVGIIAGPVFLLFLIIIIVFLVINYHQRVYHNRQRLDMEDPSCEMCLSKDKTLQDLVYDLSTSGSGSGLPLFVQRTVARTIVLQEIIGKGRFGEVWRGRWRGGDVAVKIFSSREERSWFREAEIYQTVMLRHENILGFIAADNKDNGTWTQLWLVSDYHEHGSLFDYLNRYTVTIEGMIKLALSAASGLAHLHMEIVGTQGKPGIAHRDLKSKNILVKKNGMCAIADLGLAVRHDAVTDTIDIAPNQRVGTKRYMAPEVLDETINMKHFDSFKCADIYALGLVYWEIARRCNSGGVHEEYQLPYYDLVPSDPSIEEMRKVVCDQKLRPNIPNWWQSYEALRVMGKMMRECWYANGAARLTALRIKKTLSQLSVQEDVKI, from the exons ATGGTTTCCATTTTCAACCTGGATGGGATGGAGCACCACGTGCGCACCTGCATCCCCAAAGTGGAGCTGGTCCCCGCTGGGAAGCCCTTCTACTGTCTGAGCTCTGAGGATCTCCGCAACACCCACTGCTGCTATACTGACTTCTGTAACAAGATCGACCTGAGGGTGCCCAGTG GTCACCTCAAGGAGTCTGAGCACCCTTCCATGTGGGGCCCCGTGGAGCTGGTAGGCATTATTGCTGGCCCAGTGTTCCTCCTGtttctcatcatcatcattgttttCCTTGTCATTAACTATCATCAGCGTGTCTATCACAACCGCCAGAGACTGGACATGGAAGATCCCTCGTGTGAGATGTGTCTCTCCAAAGACAAGACGCTCCAGGATCTTGTCTACGATCTCTCCACATCAGGGTCTGGCTCAG GGTTGCCCCTGTTCGTCCAGCGCACCGTGGCCCGAACCATCGTTTTACAGGAGATTATTGGCAAGGGCCGATTTGGGGAAGTGTGGCGCGGCCGCTGGAGGGGTGGTGATGTGGCTGTGAAGATTTTCTCTTCTCGTGAAGAACGGTCTTGGTTCCGGGAAGCAGAGATATACCAGACGGTCATGCTGCGCCACGAAAACATCCTTGGATTTATTGCTGCTGACAATAAAG ATAATGGCACCTGGACACAGCTGTGGCTCGTCTCAGACTACCATGAGCATGGCTCCCTGTTTGATTATCTTAACCGATACACGGTGACGATCGAGGGGATGATTAAGCTGGCCTTGTCTGCGGCTAGCGGGCTAGCACACCTGCACATGGAGATCGTGGGTACCCAAG GGAAGCCTGGAATTGCTCATCGAGACTTAAAATCCAAGAACATCCTGGTGAAGAAAAATGGCATGTGCGCCATAGCAGACCTGGGCCTGGCCGTCCGCCATGATGCGGTCACTGACACCATTGACATTGCCCCAAATCAGAGGGTGGGAACCAAACG ATACATGGCCCCCGAAGTGCTCGATGAAACCATTAACATGAAGCACTTTGACTCCTTCAAATGTGCTGATATCTATGCCCTCGGGCTCGTATACTGGGAGATTGCTCGGAGATGCAATTCTGGAG gaGTCCATGAAGAATATCAGCTGCCATATTACGACTTAGTGCCCTCTGACCCTTCCATTGAGGAAATGCGGAAGGTCGTGTGTGACCAGAAGCTACGTCCCAACATCCCCAACTGGTGGCAGAGCTATGAG